In the genome of Synechococcus sp. CB0101, the window CCGCCCCTGTTGCGCAGTCTGGCCCTGTTGCTGGAAAGCGAGGACAAGCTGCCTGAGACGGCAGCGCAGATCCGCACCGCCGTTGCTGGCACCACTGATGCCGCCGGAACCATCGATGTGATCGCCGCTATCTTGATGACACGCTTCAGCGGTCGACCCCTACCGGAGATCTGCGCCATGGGCGGCATCACCCTCGAGGATTTCAGCCAAAGCGCCGCCTACCGCGAAATCTTCGGCCAAGGGCGCCAGGAAGGGCGCCAGGAAGGCCGCCAGCAAGGCGAGGTGGAGCTCACCTTGCTGATGCTTCGTCGCCGCTGCGGTGAGCTCAGCCCGGAGCAGCAAGCGCAGGTCAG includes:
- a CDS encoding DUF4351 domain-containing protein yields the protein MGFGDPTAVAEFIERRVQWLELQPALDDPAAPPLLRSLALLLESEDKLPETAAQIRTAVAGTTDAAGTIDVIAAILMTRFSGRPLPEICAMGGITLEDFSQSAAYREIFGQGRQEGRQEGRQQGEVELTLLMLRRRCGELSPEQQAQVSQLSLPQLEALAEALLDFTGMADLKAWLAAPHP